In a genomic window of Labeo rohita strain BAU-BD-2019 chromosome 20, IGBB_LRoh.1.0, whole genome shotgun sequence:
- the otofa gene encoding otoferlin isoform X6 — protein MALVVYLKTVKELRGKGDRIAKVTFRGLSFFSRVLENCEDEARFEQAFRWPIGSQVDGDEMLEIQVFNYSKVFTNRLIGTFRMVLQKVVEEGHLEVSDTLIDDNNTAIRTSISIEIKYQTMDGSVKVWSDGEFLDIPDDCDGTFQFETDSLLSGRSQSSGMSPGRTIHGIPTFRKTGKGVFSAMKLGKTRISKDDHKKGDDPAILDAEDLDRKAIRLGGGLDPDTISLASVTAVTTNVSNKRSKPDIKMEPSSGRPVDYQISVTVIEARQLVGLNMDPVVCVEIGEDKKYTSMKESTNCPYYNEYFVFDFHVPPDVMFDKILKISVIHSKNLLRSGTLVGTFKLDVGTVYLQPEHQFHHKWAMLSDPDDITAGCKGYVKCDIAVVGKGDNIKTPHKANEPDEDDIEGNLLLPEGVPSERQWARFYVKIHRAEGLPKMNTSIMANVKKAFIGENRDLVDPYVLVQFAGQKGKTSVQKSSYEPIWNEQVIFTEMFPPLCRRLKVQIRDSDKVNDVAIGTHFIDLRKIANDGDKGFLPTMGPAWVNMYGSTRNYTLMDEHQDLNEGLGEGVSFRARLLISIAVEILDTSSADIMSSTEVQIEPVSNISESATGKMEEFFLFGSFLEATMIDRKIGDKPISFEVTIGNYGNQIDGVSKPASAKKKKEGGGESEEEETELIHNSSDEEAEDDGDLMSVPSTPPMKPVITDRNYFHLPYFEKKPCIYIKSWWQDQRRRLYNSNIMDKIADKLEEGLNDVQEIIKTEKAYPERRLRGVLEELSTSCSRFVTLANKDQNLAGRTKLDKERLKSCMREMESMAQQAKTIRSQVKRNTVRDKLKLVFNFLHRLRFLADEPQHSIPDVFIWMISNNKRIAYARIPSKDILFSIVDEEMGKDCGKVKAVFLRLPGKKGFGPAGWTVQAKLEMYLWLGLNKQRKDFLSGLPSGFEENKATKGTGLQAVPPISLVYNMKQVFQLRAHMYQARSLFAADSSGLSDPFARVFFSTHSQVTEVLSETLCPTWDQLLVFDNVELYGEAGELRDDPPIIVIELYDQDTVGKAEFIGRTFAKPLTKMVDEHYGPPRFPPQLEYYQIYRGNCTAGDLLAAFELLQIGPAGRAALPPIDGPTDSDRGPILPVPLGIRPVLSRYRIEVLFWGLRDLKRVNLAQVDRPRVDIECAGKGVQSALIQNYKKNPNFSTLVKWFEVDLPENELLHPPLNIRVVDCRAFGRYTLVGSHAVTSLRKFIYSPPDKTANNWAHTARLANGYMALTNGTSHSRPHTRPISHPSGDIVVNMDPEPNIKKMDTVVKIDATTDAVVKVDLNEDENQKEKKKKKKKKGEEVDEEEPDESMLDWWSKYFASIETMMENLRAQEAALAEAEEREDLEIAAESAEIKVDDFPMKGTKPKEKSKDKKSSKDKKKNQDGTEKRPLKPKVDELMVYSKELESDFGNFEDWLHTFNLYRGKAGDDDDHNVVDDDRIVGRFKGSLCMYKLPLSEEITREAGFDPNMGMFQSIPHNDPINVLIRIYIIRATDLHPADINGKADPYIVIRLGKSDIRDKENYISKQLNPVFGKSFDIEATFPMESMLTVAVYDWDLVGTDDLIGETKIDLENRYYSKHRATCGIASNYSVHGYNVWRDPQKPTQILAKLCKEAKLDGPHYGPGGRVKVANRIFLGPTEIEDESGLKKQTEEHLALTVLRHWEEIPRVGCKLIPEHVETRPLLNPDKPGIEQGRLEMWVDMFPMDVPAPGPAIDISPRKPKRYELRVIIWNTDEVILEDDDYFTGEKSSDIFVRGWLKGQQEDKQDTDVHYHSLTGEGNFNWRFVFPFDYLMAEEKIVISKKESMFSWDETEYKIPARLTLQVWDADHFSADDFLGAIELDLNKFTRGAKTAKQCSLDMVLKEHELPSISIFKQKRVKGWWPFVARDENDEFELTGKVEAELHLLTAEEAEKNPVGLGRNEPEPLEKPNRPDTSLMWFMNPLKSIRYFIWHNYRWLILKALALLLLLLLVGLFLYSIPGYLVKKLLGA, from the exons GACAGGAAAAGGAGTGTTTTCAGCCATGAAACTAGGCAAGACTCGCATCTCTAAAGATGACCACAAAAAAGgag ATGATCCTGCCATTTTGGATGCAGAAGATTTGGATCGAAAGGCCATTCGTCTGGGCGGTGGACTTGACCCTGATACCATCTCACTGGCCTCTGTTACTGCAGTAACCACTAATGTCTCCAACAAAAG ATCAAAGCCTGACATTAAGATGGAGCCCAGTTCAGGGCGTCCTGTGGATTATCAG ATCAGTGTTACAGTAATCGAGGCCCGTCAGTTGGTTGGTTTGAACATGGATCCTGTGGTTTGTGTGGAAATTGGAGAAGACAAGAAGTATACATCAATGAAGGAGTCCACAAACTGCCCCTACTACAATGAG TACTTTGTCTTTGACTTCCATGTGCCTCCAGATGTCATGTTTGACAAGATCCTGAAGATATCA GTAATACATTCTAAAAACCTTCTAAGAAGTGGTACTCTGGTGGGTACCTTCAAACTAGATGTGGGAACTGTTTACTTACAACCTG AGCACCAGTTTCACCACAAATGGGCAATGCTGTCAGACCCTGATGACATCACAGCTGGCTGCAAAGGTTACGTTAAGTGTGACATTGCAGTCGTTGGAAAAGGAGACAACATCAAGACGCCCCACAAGGCCAATGAACCAGATGAGGATGACATAGAAGG GAATCTTCTTTTGCCGGAGGGAGTTCCATCGGAGAGGCAATGGGCTCGGTTTTATGTTAAGATTCATAGGGCTGAGGGACTACCTAAAATGAACACCAGCATCATGGCCAACGTAAAGAAAGCTTTTATCGGGGAGAACAGAGACCTTGTGGATCCTTATGTCCTTGTGCAATTTGCAGGGCAGAAG GGTAAAACGTCAGTTCAGAAGAGCAGCTACGAGCCCATCTGGAATGAGCAAGTAATCTTCACCGAGATGTTCCCACCTTTGTGTAGGCGACTGAAAGTTCAGATCCGTGATTCAGACAAGGTGAATGATGTTGCCATAGGAACCCATTTCATCGATCTACGAAAGATTGCGAACGATGGAGACAAAG GGTTCCTGCCCACTATGGGCCCAGCCTGGGTGAATATGTATGGCTCTACTCGTAACTACACCCTGATGGATGAGCACCAGGACTTGAACGAGGGGCTGGGGGAAGGCGTGTCCTTTAGGGCACGCCTTCTAATTAGTATAGCAGTGGAGATCCTGGACACCTCTTCTGCAGACATAATGAGCTCTACTGAGGTACAAATAGAGCCAGTGTCCAACATCTCAGAG AGTGCCACAGGGAAGATGGAGGagtttttcctttttgggtCGTTCTTGGAGGCCACAATGATAGACAGGAAAATTGGAGATAAACCCATCAGCTTTGAAGTCACTATCG GTAACTATGGTAACCAGATTGATGGTGTGAGCAAGCCTGCATCagcaaagaagaagaaagagggTGGAGGGGAGAGTGAAGAAGAGGAGACCGAGCTCATCCACAACTCCAGTGATGAAGAGGCAGAGGATGATGGAGATTTGATGTCTGTGCCGTCTACCCCACCTATGAAACCGGTTATCACTGACAG AAATTACTTCCACTTGCCTTACTTTGAAAAGAAACCCTGCATTTACATCAAGAGCTGGTGGCAAGACCAAAGGAGACGGCTGTACAACTCCAATATAATGGACAAGATTGCAGATAAACTG GAGGAAGGTCTGAATGATGTTCAAgaaatcataaaaacagaaaaggcGTATCCAGAACGCAGACTTAGAGGTGTATTAGAAGAACTTAGCACAAGTTGCAG CCGATTTGTTACACTGGCAAACAAAGATCAGAATTTAGCCGGAAGAACCAAACTGGACAAAGAGAGGCTGAAGTCCTGTATGAGAGAAATG GAGAGCATGGCTCAGCAGGCGAAGACTATCCGCTCACAAGTGAAGAGAAACACGGTTCGAGACAAACTCAAGCTAGTGTTCAATTTCCTTCACAGGCTTCGTTTCCTGGCAGATGAG CCCCAGCACAGCATCCCTGATGTGTTCATATGGATGATTAGCAACAACAAACGCATAGCATATGCCCGCATACCCTCCAAAGACATCCTGTTCTCAATTGTTGATGAAGAGATGGGAAAAGACTGTGGGAAAGTCAAAGCTGTTTTTCTCAGG CTGCCAGGAAAGAAAGGCTTTGGGCCTGCTGGCTGGACAGTTCAGGCTAAACTAGAGATGTATTTGTGGCTGGGGTTGAACAAACAGAGGAAAGACTTCTTGAGTGGCCTTCCTAgtggttttgaggaaaacaaggCAACGAAGGGAACAGGCTTACAGGCTGTTCCTCCCATCAGCCTGGTTtataaca TGAAGCAGGTGTTTCAGCTGAGGGCCCATATGTATCAGGCTCGCAGTCTGTTTGCTGCTGACAGTAGCGGCCTGTCTGACCCTTTTGCAAGGGTCTTCTTCTCCACCCACAGCCAGGTGACAGAG GTCCTCAGCGAGACTCTTTGTCCTACATGGGATCAGTTGCTTGTGTTTGATAATGTTGAACTCTATGGTGAGGCCGGTGAACTCCGTGATGATCCTCCAATCATTGTCATTGAACTGTACGACCAAGACACTGTG GGGAAAGCTGAATTCATTGGGCGAACATTTGCAAAGCCACTAACTAAGATGGTTGATGAACACTACGGGCCCCCACGGTTCCCCCCTCAGCTGGAGTACTATCAGATCTACAGAGGAAACTGCACTGCAGGAGATCTGTTGGCTGCTTTTGAGCTACTGCAG ATTGGTCCAGCAGGGCGGGCAGCACTTCCTCCAATTGATGGCCCAACTGATTCAGACCGTGGACCCATTCTGCCTGTTCCATTGGGCATACGACCAGTTCTCAGCAGATATCGTATAGAG GTCTTGTTTTGGGGTCTGAGGGACCTTAAAAGAGTCAACCTGGCCCAGGTGGACAGGCCTCGTGTGGACATTGAGTGTGCAGGGAAAGGAGTTCAGTCAGCTCTCATTCAGAACTACAAAAAGAATCCAAACTTCAGCACGTTAGTGAAGTGGTTTGAAGTG GATCTGCCAGAAAATGAGCTACTTCATCCACCACTCAATATTCGGGTGGTGGACTGCAGGGCATTTGGACGCTACACCTTGGTCGGGTCTCATGCCGTGACCAGCCTTCGCAAGTTTATCTACAGCCCCCCAGACAAGACTGCTAACAACTGGGCTCACACAG CTAGACTGGCCAATGGCTACATGGCTCTCACGAATGGGACATCTCATTCCCGCCCCCACACCCGTCCCATTTCTCATCCCTCAGGTGATATTGTGGTCAATATGGACCCTGAACCCAACATTAAGAAGATGGACACAGTTGTCAAGATCGATGCT ACCACCGATGCTGTTGTTAAAGTTGACTTG aatgaggatgagaatcaaaaagagaaaaagaagaagaagaaaaagaagggaGAAGAAGTGGACGAAGAAGAGCCAGATGAGAGCATGTTGGACTGGTGGTCCAAATACTTTGCCTCAATAGAGACTATGATGGAG AATCTCAGAGCCCAGGAGGCCGCTCTGGCAGAGGCAGAGGAAAGAGAAGATTTGGAGATAGCAGCCGAGAGTGCAG AGATCAAAGTTGATGACTTTCCTATGAAAGGCACCAAACCCAAGGAAAAGAGCAAAGACAAGAAGAGCTCCAAGGACAAAAAGAAGAACCAAGATGGCACAGAAAAGCGACCTCTGAAACCAAAAGTTGATGAACTCATG GTGTACAGTAAAGAGCTGGAGAGTGACTTTGGTAACTTTGAGGACTGGCTCCACACCTTCAACCTGTATAGAGGAAAGGCTGGAGATGATGATGACCACAATGTGGTTGATGATGACAGGATTGTGGGCAGATTCAAG GGTTCCCTCTGTATGTATAAACTCCCACTGTCTGAGGAGATCACCAGGGAGGCAGGATTTGACCCGAACATGGGCATGTTCCAAAGTATTCCTCACAATGACCCCATCAATGTCCTCATAAGGATTTATATCATTAGA GCTACAGACTTGCATCCTGCGGATATAAATGGTAAAGCAGATCCTTACATAGTCATTCGTTTGGGAAAGTCAGATATTCGGGATAAGGAGAACTACATATCCAAACAGCTGAATCCTGTCTTTGGAAA GTCATTTGACATAGAGGCTACATTCCCAATGGAGTCCATGCTGACTGTGGCAGTATATGACTGGGATTTGGTTGGAACTGATGACCTGATTGGTGAGACTAAAATTGATTTGGAGAACAGATACTACAGCAAACACAGAGCCACATGTGGCATTGCATCCAACTACTCTGT CCATGGTTACAATGTGTGGCGGGACCCTCAGAAGCCAACTCAGATCCTTGCTAAGTTGTGCAAGGAAGCTAAATTGGATGGACCCCACTATGGACCTGGTGGGAGGGTCAAAGTTGCAAACCGCATCTTTCTTGGGCCAACAGAAATTGAGGATGAGAGTG GTCTGAAGAAGCAGACAGAAGAACACTTGGCTCTTACTGTTCTTAGGCATTGGGAGGAGATCCCACGTGTTGGTTGCAAACTCATCCCGGAGCATGTGGAAACCAGACCACTACTCAACCCGGACAAGCCAGGCATAGAACAG GGAAGGCTTGAAATGTGGGTGGACATGTTTCCTATGGATGTACCTGCACCAGGACCCGCCATTGACATATCACCGCGCAAACCAAAGAG ATATGAGCTCAGGGTGATAATATGGAATACTGACGAGGTAATTCTGGAAGACGATGATTACTTCACAGGGGAAAAGTCCAGTGACATTTTTGTGAGGGG CTGGCTAAAAGGACAACAGGAGGATAAACAGGACACAGACGTGCATTATCACTCTCTGACTGGGGAAGGAAACTTCAACTGGCGCTTTGTCTTCCCTTTTGACTATCTCATGGCTGAGGAGAAGATAGTCATCTCTAAAAAAGAATCTATGTTTTCCTGGGATGAGACTGAGTACAAGATTCCTGCTCGACTCACCCTTCAAGTATGGGATGCTGACCATTTCTCTGCAGATGACTTCCTGG gTGCGATTGAGTTGGACTTGAATAAGTTTACTCGTGGGGCAAAAACAGCTAAGCAGTGCTCTCTCGACATGGTTCTCAAGGAGCATGAGCTGCCATCCATCTCCATCTTTAAACAGAAGAGAGTAAAGGGCTGGTGGCCATTTGTGGCCCGGGATGAGAATGATGAATTCGAGCTCACA GGAAAAGTGGAGGCAGAGCTCCATCTACTGACAGCAGAGGAGGCAGAGAAAAATCCAGTCGGCCTTGGGCGGAATGAACCTGAGCCACTTGAGAAACCAAA TCGTCCAGACACCAGTCTAATGTGGTTTATGAATCCTCTGAAGTCCATACGGTACTTCATTTGGCACAACTACCGCTGGCTGATCCTGAAGGCTCTGGCTCTGctgctcctcctcctcctcgttGGGCTCTTCCTCTACTCTATTCCCGGATACCTGGTCAAGAAACTCCTAGGGGCGTGA